Proteins from a single region of Gossypium arboreum isolate Shixiya-1 chromosome 1, ASM2569848v2, whole genome shotgun sequence:
- the LOC108482890 gene encoding microtubule-associated protein TORTIFOLIA1: MSNSQPAKSTKPSKALTLPPPSNPPKPSSLSSHLAMVEQKQRILTSLSKLSDRDTYQIAVEDLETIIQSISHESLPMLLNCLFDSSNDPKPAVKKESLRLLSVLCNCHGELAVSHLAKIVAHIVKRLKDADSGVKDACRDSIGALSGQYLKGENGGTVVGLFVKPLFEAMGEQNKGVQSGAATCMAKMVECASDPPLAAFHKLCPRICKLLNNQNFLAKASLLPVVASLSQVGAIALQSLEPLLQSIHECLGSTDWVTRKAASDALSALALHSSNLIADRASSTITLLEDCRFDRIKPVRDAMTEALQLWKKIAGKGDAEAADYQKASSRDGDNTQTTESSQKNGLKHPNAGGKKNDPSAKDSSNNLSPTSDSVSKGKGGSIPEKAVVILKKKAPALTDKDLNPEFFQKLESRGSGDLPVEVVVPRRYCNSSNMKGEEESEPHDPDARRRLNCLGNSQTDDFHASSNCKDHNMESGAADVRDKWPEEKINGKDLRTRAFEADGTIDVNQREQSGNRLGCSKVDGQSEGSFISNKGNWLAIQRQLLQLERQQANLMNMLQDFMGGSHHSRVTLENRVRGLERIVEDMVRDLSISSGRSSNFMPGFEGSSNRPLGKYNGFSDYSSKFNGRIPYGERFAQSDGTAPGRRGRGPSWRSEISDDWDFPAFGASRNEQIASRRDPASSGLDGRSPKSEHESDQVGGRRAWDKGPGPVRLDEGPSARSVWQASKDEATLEAIRVAGEDGGASRTGRAPELIAEAVGDDNVGPERDPIWTSWSNAMHALQVGDMDSAYAEVLSTGDDLLLIKLMDRSGPVVDQLSKELANEALHAIVQFLLEQELFDICLSWIQQLVEVVLENGPDALGISTELKKELLLNLHEAASTLDPPEDWEGVAPDQLLLQLASTWGIELQQFDK; this comes from the exons ATGAGTAATTCCCAGCCAGCCAAGTCAACAAAGCCTTCAAAGGCTTTAACTTTACCTCCTCCTTCAAACCCTCCAAAACCCTCTTCACTTTCTTCTCATCTTGCAATGGTGGAACAAAAGCAAAGGATTCTAACCTCACTTTCCAAGCTCTCTGACCGTGATACTTACCAGATTGCCGTTGAAGATCTTGAAACGATAATCCAATCTATTTCCCATGAATCCCTTCCTATGTTACTCAATTGCCTTTTTGATTCTTCCAACGATCCAAAACCAGCTGTGAAAAAAGAATCCTTAAGGTTACTGTCAGTGCTATGTAATTGCCACGGTGAATTAGCAGTCTCCCATTTGGCTAAAATCGTTGCCCACATTGTTAAAAGGCTGAAAGATGCTGATTCAGGTGTGAAAGATGCTTGTCGCGATTCGATTGGGGCCCTTTCAGGGCAGTATTTGAAAGGGGAGAATGGGGGGACTGTGGTGGGATTGTTTGTAAAGCCATTGTTCGAAGCAATGGGAGAACAGAATAAAGGGGTGCAATCTGGTGCGGCAACATGTATGGCTAAGATGGTGGAATGTGCTTCTGACCCTCCTTTGGCTGCTTTTCACAAGCTGTGTCCAAGGATCTGCAAGCTGTTGAATAACCAGAATTTTTTGGCTAAGGCTTCCCTTTTGCCAGTAGTGGCGAGTTTGTCTCAG GTGGGAGCGATTGCCCTGCAGAGCTTGGAACCTTTACTGCAAAGCATCCATGAATGCCTTGGGAGCACAGACTGGGTGACTCGGAAGGCAGCTTCTGATGCTTTAAGTGCCTTGGCACTACATTCAAGCAACTTGATTGCAGATAGAGCATCTTCAACGATAACATTACTGGAGGATTGCCGATTTGATAGG ATAAAACCTGTGAGAGATGCCATGACAGAAGCATTGCAATTATGGAAGAAGATTGCAGGGAAAGGGGATGCTGAAGCTGCAGATTACCAGAAAGCCTCATCTCGTG ATGGTGACAATACTCAAACTACTGAATCATCACAAAAGAATGGCTTGAAACACCCAAATGCTGGTGGTAAAAAAAATGACCCATCAGCGAAGGATTCATCTAATAATCTTTCCCCTACTTCTGATTCTGTTTCGAAAGGCAAAGGTGGAAGCATTCCTGAAAAAGCAGTTGTAATTTTAAAGAAGAAAGCACCTGCATTAACGGACAAAGACTTAAATCCTGAATTCTTCCAGAAACTTGAATCGAGGGGTTCTGGTGATTTGCCAGTTGAAGTAGTTGTTCCTCGCAGATACTGTAATTCTTCAAACATGAAGGGTGAGGAAGAATCAGAACCGCATGATCCAGATGCAAGAAGAAGATTGAATTGTCTAGGAAACAGCCAGACAGATGACTTTCATGCATCTTCCAACTGCAAAGACCATAACATGGAGAGTGGAGCTGCTGATGTGCGGGATAAATGGCCTGAAGAGAAGATAAATGGGAAAGACCTAAGAACAAGGGCATTTGAGGCTGATGGCACGATAGATGTAAATCAAAGAGAGCAATCTGGAAATCGTTTGGGTTGCTCAAAGGTGGATGGACAGTCTGAAGGGTCATTCATCAGCAACAAAGGAAATTGGTTGGCTATTCAGAGGCAGCTATTGCAGCTTGAGAGACAACAAGCGAATCTCATGAACATGTTGCAG GATTTTATGGGTGGTTCTCATCATAGCAGGGTAACTTTAGAAAACAGAGTTAGGGGTCTTGAGAGAATTGTTGAAGACATGGTTAGGGATTTATCAATATCTTCAGGCAGAAGCAGTAATTTTATGCCGGGGTTTGAGGGATCGTCTAACAGACCTTTAGGGAAATATAATGGCTTCTCTGACTATAGTTCTAAGTTCAATGGACGAATCCCATATGGAGAGAGGTTTGCGCAATCTGATGGAACTGCTCCAGGCAGACGTGGAAGGGGACCTTCTTGGAGATCTGAAATTTCTGATGATTGGGATTTCCCTGCATTCGGTGCTTCCAGGAATGAGCAAATTGCATCAAGAAGAGATCCAGCTAGCAGCGGCCTGGATGGTAGATCACCCAAATCAGAACATGAGAGTGATCAGGTTGGTGGCAGGAGGGCTTGGGATAAAGGTCCCGGTCCTGTGAGGCTTGATGAAGGGCCTTCTGCTAGAAGTGTCTGGCAAGCATCAAAGGATGAAGCTACCTTGGAAGCAATTCGTGTAGCTGGTGAGGATGGTGGAGCATCGCGAACAGGACGTGCTCCTGAATTGATTGCTGAAGCTGTTGGAGATGATAATGTTGGACCGGAGCGAGATCCTATATGGACTTCTTGGAGCAATGCAATGCATGCCCTTCAAGTAGGTGATATGGATTCTGCTTATGCTGAGGTTCTGTCTACAGGGGATGATCTCTTGCTTATAAAACTAATGGATAGATCGGGCCCTGTGGTTGACCAACTATCAAAGGAGTTAGCAAATGAGGCCTTGCATGCTATTGTGCAATTTCTTCTGGAGCAGGAATTGTTTGATATTTGTCTATCCTGGATTCAACAG CTGGTAGAAGTTGTGTTAGAAAATGGACCTGATGCACTGGGTATTTCTACGGAGTTGAAGAAAGAGCTTTTGTTGAATTTGCATGAGGCAGCTTCCACATTGGATCCACCTGAGGATTGGGAAGGTGTGGCACCTGACCAACTTCTATTGCAGTTAGCATCAACCTGGGGAATTGAGCTGCAACAGTTTGATAAGTAA
- the LOC108480897 gene encoding uncharacterized protein LOC108480897, translating into MVQKLEAIKGGGGSIKVGTKGTISSLMTRELDSVKPVPKTPVSFRHKSQTIPTSVACGSPKRLQLGKSSYGASTSGNDNNYISYKHHQTFQKTKSLSKSTHQIPMLGFENIALDRTPSRQKSDKKVSNIVEVVDIKCGKYPDRAWSNPVTNRLKKLGFSKLSQSII; encoded by the coding sequence ATGGTGCAAAAACTAGAAGCTATCAAGGGCGGTGGAGGATCAATTAAGGTGGGGACTAAGGGAACAATCAGTTCCCTTATGACACGGGAACTGGACTCCGTTAAACCGGTACCTAAAACACCGGTGTCTTTCAGACACAAATCTCAGACAATTCCTACATCAGTTGCCTGTGGTTCTCCTAAAAGATTACAGCTAGGGAAATCTTCGTATGGAGCAAGCACCAGTGGCAATGACAACAATTACATAAGTTATAAACACCACCAAACTTTCCAGAAGACAAAAAGCTTGTCCAAAAGTACCCATCAGATTCCAATGCTTGGTTTTGAGAATATAGCTTTAGATAGAACTCCTAGCAGACAGAAAAGTGACAAAAAAGTATCTAACATTGTTGAAGTTGTGGACATAAAGTGTGGGAAATATCCTGATAGAGCATGGTCAAACCCTGTAACAAATCGACTCAAGAAGCTTGGGTTCTCTAAACTTTCCCAAAGCATTATCTAG
- the LOC108481388 gene encoding F-box protein At4g22280-like yields MASQARVGKGLEEDGLVGGGGMVIGQSVDRISDLPDSILTHILSFLPTKEAVGTSILSTRWRYLFALLSNLDRVLFFHNTSVDKFRLKCRKTVDSRRVCGWISAALWRVLFTCSTLITLKLDIGFLSDVPKGVIFSNLKTLHLRSVVFFSDDSVESLISSCTSLEDMVIEKCHMWNIINFNISHHLLRRLTILYSECVSFDFWLMIDAPNLAYFKYIDHVVARYSLENLQTLVKADLVYSITVRFILLLSCEPLPVFATMMELKLGELWSSFKWLHWETRLETLPSSSPELEQLDFDQKFLSSLPDKGNILSHRMNGGKPSTD; encoded by the exons ATGGCTTCACAGGCAAGAGTGGGAAAGGGATTAGAAGAGGATGGGCTGGTGGGCGGTGGCGGTATGGTCATTGGTCAG AGTGTAGACAGGATTAGTGACTTACCTGATTCAATATTAACTCACATTCTGTCATTCCTTCCTACAAAAGAAGCTGTTGGAACCTCTATTTTATCTACCAGGTGGAGATATCTTTTTGCTTTACTTTCTAATCTCGACAGAGTCCTGTTTTTCCATAACACAAGTGTCGATAAATTTCGTCTAAAATGCCGGAAAACTGTTGATTCTAGACGCGTTTGCGGTTGGATATCTGCTGCACTTTGGC GTGTTCTGTTTACTTGCAGTACATTAATAACTTTGAAACTGGATATTGGTTTCCTTTCGGATGTTCCAAAGGGTGTAATTTTTTCGAATCTAAAGACCCTTCATCTCAGATCAGTCGTATTTTTTAGTGATGATTCAGTTGAAAGTCTTATCTCCAGCTGCACTAGTCTTGAAGATATGGTCATAGAGAAATGCCATATGTGGAATATAATCAACTTTAATATCTCACACCATTTGCTCAGGAGATTGACTATACTTTACTCTGAATGTGTTAGTTTCGACTTTTGGTTAATGATTGATGCCCCAAATCTAGCCTACTTTAAATACATCGACCATGTAGTAGCAAGGTATTCACTGGAGAATCTGCAAACTCTTGTCAAAGCTGATTTGGTATATTCAATAACAGTAAGGTTCATT CTTCTTTTAAGCTGTGAACCGCTTCCTGTTTTTGCTACCATGATGGAACTTAAGTTAGGTGAACTTTGGTCAAGTTTTAAATGGCTTCATTGGGAAACAAGACTTGAAACTCTACCGTCAAGTTCGCCTGAGCTAGAACAACTTGACTTTGATCAG AAATTTCTCAGCTCTTTGCCTGATAAAGGGAACATCCTTTCCCACCGTATGAATGGTGGGAAGCCAAGCACCGATTGA